One segment of Stomatobaculum sp. F0698 DNA contains the following:
- the prfA gene encoding peptide chain release factor 1 encodes MLEEHLSEALRRYEEVMAELSVPETHGDSALLQRLLKEQAELSPLVSCVEALRSAEQREAEALSMLGEEKDEELRALAKEELWEARREKEAQAAKLKELLLPKDPNDEKNVVLEIRAGAGGDEAALFAAELFRMYRQYAEHRGWKVEIDDFHESGLGGMKEVIATVRGRGAFSRLKFESGVHRVQRVPATEAGGRIHTSTASVAVMPEAEEVDVQLDLKDVRIDVMRASGNGGQCVNTTDSAVRLTHYPTGIVIYSQTEKSQLQNKEKAFRLLRSKLYALELERRQNETAEARRAQIGSGDRSEKIRTYNFPQGRVTDHRIKLTLYNIERVMDGDLDEILDALIHASRAAELAGSADSESAGKGSGNSL; translated from the coding sequence ATGCTGGAGGAACATCTGAGCGAGGCGCTGCGCCGCTATGAGGAAGTGATGGCAGAGCTCTCCGTGCCGGAAACCCACGGAGACAGCGCGCTCTTACAGCGACTTTTAAAGGAACAGGCGGAACTTTCTCCCCTGGTCTCCTGTGTCGAGGCACTGCGTAGCGCCGAACAGAGGGAGGCGGAGGCGCTCTCCATGCTCGGCGAGGAGAAAGACGAAGAGCTTAGGGCGCTCGCGAAGGAGGAGCTTTGGGAGGCGCGGCGCGAAAAGGAAGCGCAGGCGGCAAAACTCAAAGAATTGCTCCTGCCGAAGGATCCGAACGACGAGAAAAACGTGGTGCTCGAGATTCGTGCGGGCGCGGGCGGCGATGAGGCGGCGCTCTTTGCGGCGGAGCTTTTTCGCATGTACCGCCAGTACGCGGAACACCGCGGCTGGAAGGTTGAGATTGATGACTTCCACGAGAGCGGGCTCGGCGGCATGAAGGAAGTCATCGCGACGGTGCGCGGGCGGGGCGCGTTTTCGCGGCTCAAGTTTGAGTCCGGCGTGCACCGCGTGCAGCGCGTCCCGGCGACCGAGGCGGGCGGGCGCATCCACACGAGCACCGCGAGTGTGGCCGTGATGCCGGAGGCGGAAGAAGTCGATGTGCAGCTTGATTTAAAAGATGTGCGCATCGACGTGATGCGTGCATCCGGAAACGGCGGTCAGTGCGTCAACACGACGGATTCGGCGGTGCGCTTAACGCACTACCCGACCGGCATTGTGATCTACTCGCAGACCGAGAAGTCACAGCTCCAGAATAAGGAGAAGGCCTTCCGCCTGCTTCGGAGTAAGCTCTACGCGCTGGAACTCGAGCGGCGGCAGAATGAGACCGCGGAGGCGCGGCGCGCCCAGATCGGGAGCGGCGACCGCTCGGAAAAGATACGAACCTATAACTTTCCGCAGGGGCGCGTGACCGACCACAGGATTAAACTCACGCTCTACAACATAGAGCGCGTCATGGACGGCGATTTGGATGAAATTCTGGATGCCCTGATTCACGCCTCGCGCGCTGCGGAGCTCGCCGGAAGCGCCGACTCGGAAAGCGCTGGAAAAGGGAGCGGGAATTCGCTATGA
- a CDS encoding replication-associated recombination protein A, whose product MDLFDYMRENALRQEAPLAVRMRPRSLEEIAGQTHILGEGKLLYRAVRADAVGSMILYGPPGSGKTTIAEVISRETKSEFCRLNATTAGKKEMEEVIQEARENFGRGKRTPLFVDEIHRFHKGQQDFLLPYVEDGTVALIGATTENPFFEVNAALLSRSRIFELKPLAAADIAALLRRAMADKERGYGNWRAELTEEACAFLSDAAGGDARTALNALELAMKTTPPDADGVISLSLSVAEESIQKRAVRYDKDGDNHYDTISAFIKSMRGSDPDAAIYYLARMLYAGEDPRFLARRIVICAAEDVGNADPMALVVAESMAAALDRIGMPEGKLLLSQACLYVASAPKSNAATTAIFSALELAERTATAPIPPYLQDAHYRGHEQLGRGKGYLYPHDFPGNYVAQDYLPESLRGSALYRPSDNGKEAEIKARLKRLKTAGEEGHDGRKT is encoded by the coding sequence ATGGACCTCTTTGACTATATGCGCGAGAATGCGCTCCGGCAGGAGGCACCGCTTGCCGTGCGCATGCGGCCCCGAAGCTTGGAGGAGATTGCGGGGCAGACGCATATCCTCGGCGAGGGAAAGCTTCTGTACCGTGCCGTGCGGGCGGATGCCGTGGGATCCATGATTCTCTACGGACCGCCGGGCAGCGGAAAAACTACGATTGCGGAAGTCATATCCCGCGAGACCAAATCCGAATTTTGTCGCCTGAACGCGACGACGGCCGGCAAAAAAGAGATGGAGGAAGTGATTCAAGAAGCCCGCGAGAACTTTGGGCGCGGCAAGCGAACCCCCCTCTTTGTCGACGAGATACACCGCTTCCACAAGGGGCAGCAGGACTTTCTGCTCCCCTATGTGGAGGACGGCACTGTTGCGCTGATCGGCGCGACAACCGAAAATCCTTTTTTTGAAGTCAATGCAGCGCTGCTTTCGCGCTCCCGCATTTTTGAATTGAAACCACTTGCGGCGGCGGATATCGCAGCGCTGCTTCGTCGTGCCATGGCGGATAAGGAGCGCGGTTACGGGAACTGGCGCGCCGAACTCACGGAGGAGGCCTGCGCCTTTCTTTCGGATGCCGCGGGGGGCGATGCGCGGACCGCGCTGAATGCGCTGGAACTCGCGATGAAGACGACGCCGCCGGATGCGGACGGCGTGATTAGCCTTTCGCTGTCCGTTGCGGAGGAGAGCATACAGAAGCGCGCCGTACGCTACGACAAGGACGGCGACAATCACTACGACACGATTTCCGCCTTTATCAAGAGCATGCGGGGCTCGGACCCGGATGCCGCAATTTACTATCTGGCGCGCATGCTCTATGCCGGCGAAGACCCGCGCTTTCTCGCGCGGCGCATTGTAATCTGTGCGGCGGAGGATGTGGGAAATGCGGACCCGATGGCGCTGGTGGTCGCGGAGAGCATGGCCGCGGCGCTTGACCGCATCGGCATGCCCGAGGGGAAGCTCTTACTCAGTCAGGCCTGCCTCTATGTGGCCTCGGCGCCGAAATCCAATGCGGCGACCACGGCGATTTTTTCGGCACTGGAGCTCGCGGAGCGCACGGCGACGGCGCCGATTCCGCCTTATTTACAGGATGCCCACTACCGCGGGCATGAGCAGCTCGGCAGAGGCAAGGGCTATCTCTATCCGCATGACTTCCCGGGCAACTATGTGGCCCAGGACTATCTGCCGGAGAGCCTGCGGGGAAGCGCACTTTACCGACCGAGCGACAACGGAAAAGAAGCCGAAATCAAAGCGCGGCTTAAAAGGCTGAAGACAGCGGGAGAGGAGGGCCATGACGGAAGAAAGACTTGA
- the rpmE gene encoding 50S ribosomal protein L31: MKEGIHPNYYQATVTCNCGNTFVTGSTKPEIHVEVCSKCHSFYTGQQKTAGARGRIEKFNKKYGVKGE, encoded by the coding sequence ATGAAAGAGGGAATCCATCCGAATTACTACCAGGCAACGGTGACTTGCAACTGCGGCAACACCTTTGTGACCGGTTCCACGAAGCCGGAGATTCACGTTGAGGTCTGCTCCAAGTGCCACAGCTTCTACACCGGTCAGCAGAAGACCGCCGGCGCGCGCGGACGCATTGAGAAGTTCAACAAGAAGTACGGCGTGAAGGGCGAGTAA
- the prmC gene encoding peptide chain release factor N(5)-glutamine methyltransferase, with protein sequence MSAETLREAERRGAETLAAAGREEAAQNARLLLCHVLNFNFTDYVLAREDLLSPHDAVRYEELLTRRASGVPLQYLTREQNFCGLSLYVDERVLIPRQDTECLVEEVLRDGARGALLDLCTGSGCIPLALLKHGNFSCALGADISAEALAVAEINRARTGLPLLFRQSDLFSEIPERFDVITANPPYIESAEIESLSVEVRDHEPRLALDGAADGLAFYRRLAAESGAHLKPGGRLYLEIGMSQGAAVASLLEAAAFSDIQIIRDLAGRDRIVKGSMHAGGTSERGAAPL encoded by the coding sequence ATGAGTGCAGAGACCCTTCGGGAAGCAGAGCGCCGCGGGGCGGAAACCCTCGCGGCGGCGGGCAGAGAAGAAGCCGCGCAGAACGCGCGGCTTCTTCTCTGCCATGTGCTGAACTTTAACTTTACGGATTATGTGCTCGCGCGGGAAGACTTGCTTTCGCCGCACGACGCCGTGCGCTACGAGGAATTGCTTACGCGCCGGGCAAGCGGCGTGCCGCTCCAGTACCTGACAAGGGAACAGAATTTCTGCGGCCTGTCCCTCTATGTGGATGAGCGGGTACTGATTCCGCGCCAGGACACCGAGTGTCTGGTCGAGGAAGTACTGCGGGACGGGGCGCGGGGAGCACTCCTTGACCTCTGTACGGGAAGCGGCTGCATTCCGCTGGCGCTTCTGAAGCACGGGAACTTTTCGTGTGCGCTCGGCGCGGACATTTCTGCGGAGGCGCTTGCGGTCGCGGAGATAAACCGCGCGCGTACGGGCCTGCCGCTTCTCTTCCGGCAGTCGGATCTCTTTTCGGAAATTCCGGAGCGCTTTGATGTGATCACGGCTAATCCGCCCTATATCGAGAGCGCGGAGATAGAGAGCTTGAGCGTTGAAGTGCGAGATCACGAGCCGCGGCTTGCGCTCGACGGGGCGGCGGACGGCCTCGCCTTTTACCGCCGCCTCGCTGCGGAGAGCGGCGCACATTTAAAGCCGGGCGGCAGACTTTATCTGGAAATCGGCATGTCGCAGGGGGCGGCGGTGGCTTCGCTTCTCGAGGCGGCCGCATTTTCGGACATACAAATCATTCGGGATCTCGCGGGGCGGGATCGCATTGTGAAAGGGAGCATGCATGCTGGAGGAACATCTGAGCGAGGCGCTGCGCCGCTATGA
- the cbiB gene encoding adenosylcobinamide-phosphate synthase CbiB → MGTWYVLLQRWHLEVAVVLGFLLDLLLGDPEHWFHPVRLIGGLVRELERRLYPKAGPPVTAFWNGLFLWLCCVGAVGGSVYLLTGVLRQHFFLAGFAFEILLSYQLLAARCLSDSAAAVARALKEGGLTAGRKAVSYIVGRDTEELSEAAVIRATVETVAENTSDGEIAPLFFLIFFGVAGGWVYKAVNTMDSMLGYNNARYRLFGRAAARMDDVFNWIPARLAALFLMLAAALGGQDAGNALRIFRRDRYRHASPNSAQTESVMAGALGVRLAGPARYFGEIKDKPYIGDDTRDIETADIARANRMLFLASWIGLVVFLLARVLLGMLMAGLALKLQPAALALPNLL, encoded by the coding sequence ATGGGTACTTGGTATGTGCTGCTACAGCGGTGGCATTTGGAAGTCGCTGTGGTGCTCGGTTTTCTCTTAGACCTCTTGCTCGGCGATCCGGAGCATTGGTTTCACCCGGTGCGTCTCATCGGGGGGCTCGTGCGGGAACTCGAGCGGCGGCTCTACCCGAAGGCGGGACCGCCGGTCACCGCCTTTTGGAACGGCCTCTTCCTCTGGCTCTGCTGTGTCGGCGCGGTCGGCGGGAGCGTGTATCTTTTGACCGGAGTGCTCCGGCAGCATTTCTTCTTGGCGGGCTTTGCCTTTGAAATCCTGCTTTCGTATCAGCTCCTCGCGGCGCGCTGCCTTTCGGACAGCGCAGCGGCGGTGGCGCGTGCCCTAAAGGAGGGCGGTCTCACGGCGGGGCGTAAGGCGGTGTCCTATATTGTGGGGCGGGACACGGAAGAACTCAGCGAGGCCGCTGTCATCCGGGCTACGGTCGAGACCGTTGCGGAAAACACTTCGGACGGGGAGATTGCACCCCTCTTTTTTCTCATTTTCTTCGGTGTGGCGGGCGGCTGGGTCTATAAGGCCGTGAATACCATGGATTCGATGCTCGGCTACAACAATGCGCGCTACCGTCTCTTCGGGAGAGCGGCAGCGCGCATGGATGATGTCTTCAATTGGATACCGGCAAGGCTTGCCGCGCTTTTTTTGATGCTTGCGGCGGCACTCGGCGGGCAGGATGCGGGCAATGCCCTTCGCATCTTTCGACGGGATCGCTACCGCCACGCGAGTCCGAACTCCGCGCAGACCGAGAGTGTCATGGCGGGGGCCCTCGGGGTCAGGCTTGCGGGACCCGCGCGGTACTTCGGTGAAATCAAGGACAAGCCCTACATCGGGGATGATACGCGGGACATCGAGACAGCGGATATTGCGCGCGCCAATCGCATGCTCTTCCTTGCGTCTTGGATCGGGCTGGTTGTCTTCCTCCTTGCCCGCGTGTTACTCGGGATGCTTATGGCCGGGCTTGCGCTTAAGCTGCAGCCCGCGGCGCTCGCATTGCCGAATTTACTTTAA
- a CDS encoding NYN domain-containing protein produces MSISSIAQLGALCQKRKDIRMNNEERERRVAVLIDAENIAPKYLPIVLSEANNLGSVNIKRIYGDWTTPQMGSWRNVILDNSVQPIQQYSNVSGKNSSDSALIIDAMDLLYQGRFDCFCIVSSDSDFTRLAARLRESEIFVLGMGEQKTPKSFISACSKFSYIDLLYRANQPANPLPAQAEKSSEGEHSEKGGNASNSGMGMRLKAVRKALIQIWEENSDEEGWIPSSQLGNFLNKQFPDFDVRNFQFKKFVPFIDSTNLFEKRTEGLHVSFRLK; encoded by the coding sequence ATGAGTATTTCCAGTATAGCGCAGCTCGGCGCGCTATGTCAAAAGAGAAAGGATATTCGCATGAACAATGAGGAGAGAGAGCGCCGCGTCGCCGTACTGATTGATGCCGAAAACATCGCGCCGAAGTACCTGCCCATCGTGCTCTCCGAGGCCAACAATCTCGGCAGTGTCAACATCAAGCGCATCTACGGGGACTGGACCACACCGCAGATGGGAAGCTGGCGCAATGTGATACTCGATAACTCCGTTCAACCCATACAGCAATACTCCAATGTGTCGGGCAAGAATTCCTCGGACTCCGCCCTCATCATTGATGCCATGGACCTGCTCTATCAGGGACGCTTTGATTGCTTCTGCATTGTCTCCTCGGACTCCGACTTTACGCGCCTCGCGGCGCGCCTCCGCGAATCCGAAATTTTTGTGCTCGGCATGGGCGAGCAGAAAACGCCGAAGAGCTTCATCTCCGCCTGCAGTAAGTTCTCATACATAGACCTCCTCTACCGCGCGAACCAGCCCGCAAACCCGCTCCCGGCCCAGGCCGAAAAGAGCAGCGAGGGCGAGCACAGCGAGAAGGGCGGCAACGCCTCGAACTCCGGCATGGGCATGCGCCTAAAAGCGGTTCGAAAAGCCCTCATTCAGATTTGGGAGGAGAATTCGGACGAGGAGGGCTGGATCCCCTCGAGTCAGCTCGGAAACTTCTTAAACAAGCAATTCCCGGACTTTGACGTGAGAAACTTTCAGTTCAAGAAATTTGTCCCCTTCATCGACTCCACGAATCTCTTCGAGAAGCGCACCGAGGGGCTGCACGTGAGCTTCCGCTTAAAGTAA
- a CDS encoding DUF1385 domain-containing protein, which yields MAKQKYSGIGGQAILEGIMMKNGEYYACAVRREDKSIAVDRQRYVSLTDRYPLFRLPFVRGVFSFADSMILGMRALNWSAEIYAEGEEEEEEPSKFERFLEKAFGEKAMKVMMGVIMALSFLAAIGIFMLLPMFLAGLLRRVLANETLIAVLEGVFRILIFILYIKAISRMEDIHRTFMYHGAEHKCINCVEHGLPLTVENVMKSSKEHKRCGTSFILIVMMISILFFIVIRPETLLLRAVSRILLMPVIAGVSYEFLRFTGTHDSAFVNALSRPGMWMQGLTTTEPTPEMAEVAIQAVEAVFDWREYLRKNFDATFPETETNA from the coding sequence ATGGCGAAACAAAAATACTCCGGCATCGGCGGACAGGCGATACTGGAAGGCATCATGATGAAGAACGGGGAGTATTACGCCTGCGCGGTGCGCCGCGAAGATAAGAGCATTGCGGTGGACCGGCAGCGCTACGTGAGTCTCACGGATCGTTATCCGCTCTTTCGACTGCCCTTTGTGCGCGGCGTGTTCAGCTTTGCGGATTCCATGATACTCGGTATGCGCGCGCTGAACTGGTCGGCGGAGATTTATGCGGAGGGAGAGGAGGAAGAGGAGGAACCCTCGAAGTTTGAGCGCTTCCTTGAGAAGGCCTTCGGCGAAAAGGCCATGAAGGTGATGATGGGTGTCATCATGGCGCTTTCCTTCCTCGCGGCCATCGGCATTTTCATGCTGCTGCCCATGTTTCTGGCGGGACTTCTGCGCCGCGTTCTCGCAAACGAGACCTTGATTGCGGTTTTGGAAGGCGTATTCCGCATTCTGATTTTTATCCTCTACATCAAGGCAATCTCGCGGATGGAGGATATACACCGCACCTTTATGTACCACGGGGCCGAGCATAAGTGCATCAACTGCGTGGAGCACGGGCTCCCGCTCACGGTCGAGAACGTGATGAAGAGCTCCAAGGAGCACAAGCGCTGCGGGACCAGCTTCATCCTGATTGTGATGATGATCTCGATTCTCTTTTTCATTGTGATACGGCCGGAGACTCTTTTACTCCGTGCGGTATCGCGCATCCTCTTAATGCCGGTGATTGCGGGCGTCTCCTATGAGTTTCTCCGCTTTACAGGCACGCATGACTCCGCATTCGTGAATGCGCTGAGTCGTCCGGGCATGTGGATGCAGGGACTTACCACGACGGAACCGACGCCCGAAATGGCGGAAGTCGCAATTCAGGCGGTCGAGGCGGTTTTTGACTGGAGAGAGTATCTGAGAAAGAACTTTGATGCGACGTTTCCGGAGACGGAGACAAACGCATGA
- a CDS encoding DNA-deoxyinosine glycosylase: MRESYSFGPVFDRNSHTLILGSFPSVQSRAAGFYYANPQNRFWRMLAAVYGAEVPDSIEEKRALLLSNGLALWDVLERCEIQGSSDASIRGAVPVDIETVTREAKIRRVLVNGTTAAKYYARYLEAKTGIAATCLPSTSPANAAYRLERLTALWGAALLKEEG; encoded by the coding sequence GTGCGGGAGAGTTATTCCTTTGGACCGGTCTTTGACCGGAACAGTCATACACTTATTTTGGGGAGTTTTCCCTCGGTGCAGTCAAGGGCGGCGGGCTTCTACTATGCGAACCCGCAGAACCGTTTCTGGCGCATGTTAGCGGCGGTCTACGGGGCGGAAGTGCCGGACAGTATAGAAGAAAAGCGGGCGCTGCTCCTTTCAAACGGGCTTGCCCTCTGGGACGTGCTGGAGCGCTGCGAGATTCAGGGGTCGAGCGATGCGAGCATACGGGGCGCGGTTCCGGTGGATATCGAGACGGTCACGAGAGAGGCAAAAATACGCCGCGTGCTTGTAAACGGCACGACCGCGGCGAAGTACTATGCGCGCTATCTGGAAGCGAAGACGGGAATTGCGGCTACCTGCCTGCCTTCGACCAGTCCGGCGAATGCGGCCTACCGCTTGGAGCGCCTCACGGCGCTCTGGGGTGCCGCGCTGCTTAAGGAGGAGGGCTGA
- the rho gene encoding transcription termination factor Rho codes for MTEERLESLSLTELRELARERGLSGVSALRKQDLIQKLKGEPRSRIEQAVSELPPELREAADGGNLASGLLEIVSEGGFGFLRSANYLPGEEDVYVSPSQIRRFRLRTGDLVTGVKRLRGEKERYSALLYVNTVNGVRAAELRRANFEEMTPIFPSERIPLSEGAESTLSLRVIDLIAPIGKGQRGLIVAPPKAGKTTLLKEIAKAVRRTRPEIHLIVLLIDERPEEVTDIKEYIADPEVEVIYSTFDREPEQHRRVAEMAIERARRITEQHRDVMILLDSITRLARAYNLTVTPSGRTLSGGLDPASLYMPKRFFGAARNMREGGSLTILATALVETGSRMDDVIYEEFKGTGNMELMLDRRLAERRIFPAIDIARSGTRREELLLSPLAQSSVAKLRRMRGNGSGEQQTEQILELFSESADNETLLKRLRDGK; via the coding sequence ATGACGGAAGAAAGACTTGAGAGCCTAAGCCTCACGGAACTCAGAGAGCTCGCGAGAGAGCGCGGCCTCTCCGGCGTGAGTGCGCTCAGAAAGCAGGACTTGATTCAAAAACTGAAGGGAGAGCCGCGGAGCCGAATTGAGCAGGCGGTCTCCGAGCTTCCGCCCGAGCTCCGGGAGGCGGCGGACGGCGGAAACCTCGCCTCGGGCCTTTTGGAGATTGTGAGCGAGGGGGGCTTCGGCTTTCTCCGCTCGGCGAATTACCTCCCGGGCGAAGAGGATGTCTATGTCTCGCCCTCGCAGATACGGCGTTTTCGTCTGAGAACCGGAGATCTGGTGACCGGGGTGAAGCGCCTTCGCGGCGAAAAGGAGCGCTACAGCGCCCTGCTCTATGTGAATACGGTAAACGGCGTGCGCGCAGCGGAGCTGCGCCGCGCAAACTTTGAGGAGATGACCCCGATTTTTCCGAGCGAGCGTATACCGCTTTCGGAAGGGGCTGAGTCCACGCTTTCCCTCCGAGTGATCGACCTGATTGCGCCGATCGGCAAGGGGCAGCGCGGTCTTATCGTCGCGCCGCCGAAGGCCGGCAAAACCACACTCTTAAAGGAAATCGCGAAGGCCGTGCGGCGCACGCGTCCCGAGATTCATCTCATTGTGCTTTTGATCGACGAGAGACCGGAGGAGGTCACGGACATCAAGGAGTACATCGCGGATCCGGAGGTCGAGGTCATCTACTCGACTTTTGACCGGGAGCCGGAGCAGCACAGAAGGGTTGCCGAAATGGCAATCGAGCGGGCGCGCCGCATCACGGAGCAGCACAGGGATGTGATGATACTGCTCGACTCGATTACGCGCCTTGCGCGCGCCTACAATCTCACGGTCACGCCTTCGGGGCGCACGCTTTCGGGCGGTCTGGATCCGGCCTCGCTCTATATGCCGAAGCGTTTCTTCGGCGCGGCGCGGAATATGCGGGAGGGCGGAAGCCTCACGATACTCGCGACCGCTCTTGTCGAGACCGGCAGCCGCATGGACGATGTTATTTACGAGGAGTTCAAGGGCACCGGCAACATGGAGCTCATGCTGGATCGCCGCCTTGCGGAGCGGCGCATTTTTCCGGCAATCGATATCGCGCGGAGCGGAACCCGGAGAGAGGAGCTGTTGCTCTCTCCGCTTGCGCAGAGCAGTGTCGCGAAACTCAGGAGGATGCGGGGCAACGGCAGCGGGGAACAGCAGACGGAACAGATATTGGAGCTCTTTTCGGAGAGTGCGGACAACGAAACCCTCTTAAAACGGCTTCGGGACGGCAAATAA